Below is a window of Gimesia chilikensis DNA.
TTTCTACTTTGACGGCATCACGGGCCAGTTTCAGGCTGTCGCCCGTAAAATCTGCGACATCCTGGATGTCTCCATCAATGTAGAAGTGAGCCAGCAGAGTTGCATCTTTTTCTTTTTTCAGTGCATCGATCTCATCCATCAGATCAAGAGGATCTTCATAGACACCTTCACCGGGATCGACTGTAGGCAACGACATTGACTCACATCCTTTGAAATTCGAGAGCAGAAACAGGTGTGTCGAGGGGACACAAGAGCGTTGTGCCAGGTTCAACAGTTCAGCATCATAAACTTGCTGGAGAATCTGAAACCTTTGCTGTACAACATTAGTAATATTGTTTAAGGAATTACCTCCTCGTCAAGCACCCAATATTCTATATAATTCCGTGAAGGTTTAGAACTCTATGACTGATCAAACATTGCGAATCCTGGTATTTGGCGCTCACCCTGATGATTGCGACATCAAAGCGGGGGGCACAGCCGCCCTGTATCAGCAGGCCGGTCATACCGTGAAATTCGTCAGTGTGACCAATGGGGAATCGGGGCATCACCGGATTTCCGGCGAGGAACTGGCCGTGATTCGTCGTGCGGAAGCAGCTGCCGCCGGGCGTGCGCTGGGGATCGAGTACGAAGTTCTGAACAATCGCGACGGATATCTGCAACCCACGATCGAAGCCCGTTTTGAGATTATTCGACTGATTCGTACTTTCCAGCCCGATCTGATCCTGACACACCGCCCCAACGACTATCATCCTGATCATCGATATACCTCGCAACTGGTCTGTGACGCCGCCTACATGGTTACGGTGCCTCCCATCGTGCCAGACGTCCCTGCCCTGCGGGAAAATCCGGTCATCGCATATCTGTCAGATCACTTTACCCGACCTTACCCGTTTTCGCCGACGGTGGTCATTGATATTGAACCGGTCTGGGATCGCGTGATCGACGCCCTCGACTGTCACAGCAGTCAGTTCTATGACTGGCTGGCTTATAACCATTTCTACGAAGATGAGGTCCCTCAGGATCCCGCGGAACGCAAAGTCTGGCTCAGTGGCAAGATGAAAGATCGCATCGGCCCGCTGGCGGATCGATATCGGGATCTGGTAATCGAAACATACGGGCCCGAACGCGGCAAAGAAATTCAACTGATCGATGCGTTTGAACCCTGCGAATATGGTTCTCCCCTGACCTCTGACAATGTCAAAACCCTGTTTCCGTTTCTTCCCTGATCTGTTTTTTTCTGAGAATGATTTGAAATAACATGCGAACGCTCTGTTTCTGCTTCTTGATGCTTGTGCAGCTTACCGTCTCTGTCAGTCCATTGATGGCAGAAGAAGAACCGTCGGCAGCACGCGGATTTCAGCTGCTGACCGAAAAGACGTACTTGCCTCCCGACTTCGATCAGGCTGTATTTGATGATCTCTGGAAAGTCTGGCCGGAAGACCAGCGTAAGCAGGCCGAAGCAGCATCTCAGGCAGAGCGGCGACAGATGATCTTTGATTATTACGGGATCATGCAGAAACCGAATTCAGACTCATCCCCGCTGGGCTATGTGGTCACGGACGAACAGAAGTGGGTCATGAACTGCTTTGCCTGTCATAGTGGCAAGGTAGCCGGTCAGGTGATCCCCGGAGCTCCCAACAGTCATATTGGCCTGCATACGCTGACCGAAGATGTGAGCAAAATCAAACTGCAACAGTTCAAGAAGCTGAGCCACCTGGATCTGGCTGCAGTGGGGATGCCCCTGGGAACAACGCACGGCACGACCAACGCTGTTATTTTTGGTGTCGTACTCGATTCCCTGCGTGATGGGGAGATGAATTTCGATAAAACCCGCCCGATTCCCGAACTGCTGCATCACGATATGGATCCCCCGGCCTGGTGGAACGTAAAACGCAAATCGAAGATCTACTCCGATGCCTTCATGACCAAAAATCACCGGGTGCTGATGCAGTTCATCCTGATCCCGCGGAACAATGCACGGCAGGTTAAGCAGTGGGAGGCGGACTTCGCGAACATACTGGCTTACATTGAATCACTCGAGCCTCCCCGCTATCGCTGGCCCGTTGATGAACAGCTGGCCGCGCGGGGGCGTGTCATCTTTGATCAGAATTGCGCCCGTTGTCATGGAACTTATGGAGACAACCCCAGTTATCCCGAGAAGGTTATCCCGCTGGCTGAACTGAAGACAGACCCCGTGCGTCATCAATCCCTGCCTCCCGCGTACCGGGCAGCCCTGAATGAGAGCTGGCTCTCTCGCTACGGTAAGGATCCGGTCGTCGAAGCCCCTGCCGGCTATGTGGCTCCGCCACTCGACGGAATCTGGGCATCAGCGCCTTATTTTCATAACGGATCGGTACCCACGCTCTGGCATGTCTTACACCCCGAAGCACGGCCACAAGTCTGGAAGCGGACCGTAGATGGTTATGATGTGAATCGCGTGGGACTGGAGATCGAAAGCCTGCCTGAGCTGCCGGCAAATCTGTCTACCGTCGAACGCAGACGCCACTTCGACACTACGAAGTTCGGCAAATCAGCCGCGGGGCACGATTATCCCAATGATCTGAATGAAGCAGAAAAACAGGCAGTACTCGAGTATCTCAAAACGTTATAAGCTGCATCGCCTCGGGTTGTGCGGTCACGGCATCCTGCTGAGGGCTGAATGCCGCCATGCTCACAAGGAAGATCAGAAACAGGAATACACCTGCCGCATAAAGCAGCGGATGTGCCTTCTCTCGTATCATGGTCACCGGGCTGTTTGCCGGAGGCTGTTCGGTGGAAGGATAGCCGGGAGTCCACTCCTCGCCCTGTGGCGTCATGTATTTCACCCGTGTCTTCCAGAGTTGAATACAGACGGCGGTCAGGAACAACGCTGCGGATGCCACGATTAACGGGTGCACCGGCTGAGTTTCGTCTCCCAGACTGGCGGCACTTTCGGGAAGCTCGGTCGCCATTTTCGCCATCGAGACGGCAAACGCATTGTTCATGAAATGCACCAGCATCGGCGCCCAGAAACTGCGGGTCACGTAATACACATAATGCATAAACATCCCGAGCGGAATGACAGCAATCACATGTGCGGGGTGTGCATGCACGATACCGAACATGATCGACGTGATCACAATTCCCGGCACCAGGCCCCAGCGTGCGATCAGACCGCGGCCAATCATCCCGCGAAAGATGAGTTCTTCTCCAATAGCGGGGAAGACGGCAATCACCAGAATCAGCGACCAGAGCGAGTTGTTCGCCGCCATATCCTTCACGATTTCCATCGTCTGCATTTCGTTGAAACGTTCGAGGATGGGAATCTGTTTTGCGATGAGACTCCAGGCGTCAAACGCAATTCGATACAATTCTCCCGACATGAGCGCCAGGGGCAGCACGCAGATAAACAGCAGGAAGCCTGTTGAAATCGCAAACGGCTGCAGATTGAGTTTTTGCAAGGGACGTTTACCCAGACGTAAGCCGACAGCAATCAGTCCGATAAAGACAAACACGGCCTGTTCGACCCCCGCTGCCTCCAGCGGATGGCCTTCCACGAGCTGGGCAATTTCTTTGCGGAACGTGTCAGGATCCTGACTGATATTGGATGTGGCGATCAGATAAATCACCCCGCAGACCAGGAACAGCATGATTCCGATGAAATGGGCACCAAAGACCCCGAACATCCAGCAGATCGACTCAATCAGACCGGGGCCTGGCGGAGCCGCGTTTCCGGAACTTCCATCATGCGGACGAGGTGCGTCTTCCCCTTTGGCAGTCTGCAACGCTTGATCCAGAAACTGATCCAGTTCCTGGGCAGACTCTTGATCCTCTGACTCAAAAATCGGGGAATCAGCTGCGGTGTGAGCAGCGAGTCTCTCGGGATTTGTATCTTCTGAAGGAGAATTTTCAGGAGCGACCATGGAGATATTCTAAATCTGAGGGAAGAACGCCGGCCAAACTCGGTGCATTTACCGGAAGGTGACCGTTGTAAGTGATGAAATAGTTGAGGCTTATGCCGTAATTCTGTGTGCGGGATGTCGTCTGTTTTAATAAGTCTATGTCTTAATAGTCGGATTTACGAAGCGGGAATTTGTATTTTTTGGGGAAATCCGGGAATCCTGTCAAATAATTGGCCGTGCGGAACGAATCCTCACCTGACGCCCGGCATTGTACAGGAACTGGTTGTCGCATTTCGTTCAAATCCCGATATGATAGAAATACTGTCTCAAGCATGAACAGATTACCTTCTGTAGAGATCCCCCTGATCGAGCGCAATTCAGCAATGGCCCCCAATACATCTTCAGACTCCGGCACCCCGCAGCAAGATCGACAGTTGCAGTACTGCGCGAACTGCAATTCCACTTACTTTCAGCAGTCCGGTTCTGATAATTGCCCCGTCTGCGGTGCACACGTGGATGACATTTCGTTGATGGATCTCCAGGAAACAATCGTCGTGCAGGAGATCGACGGGCTGATTGAGCATGCAGACTCCGGCTCCGTTGTTGTGGAGGATCCGATTGCAGGTACCGATCTGCACGTTTATCAGTGTCAGTCGCTCCTGGGCCGGGGAGGCATGGGCATGGTCTACCTGGCCACCCATCGCGATCTGGGACGCCAGTGTGCCTTGAAGATTCTGCTGCCACATCTTTCGGAACGCGATCCTGAATACGTGCAGCGTTTCATTCATGAAGGTCGTGCCGTCGCCACCTTGAATCATCCCAATATTGTGACCGCCCATGCGATTGGCGAAGAACGCGGTTATCGATTTCTGGAAATGGAACTGATCACCGGACGTGCGTTGAGCCATGTCGTCCGCGAGGATGGCCCCCTCTCTGCCCTGCACGCGACATCATTGATCGCACAGGTGGCGTCAGGTCTGGGAACCGCGCACGCTAAAGGCATCATTCACCAGGATCTGAAGCTGGAAAACATTCTGTTGACCGGTGCGGGAGTCCCAAAAATCGCTGATTTCGGCCTGGCGAAGCGCATCTCTGCAGAAGAGGGAGGCGCGCATCAGCACAATCTGGCCGGTACTCCAAATTACATGGCACCGGAACTCTTTCAAGGCGGCATGGCCAGCGCTACCTCGGACGTTTATTCGCTGGGGGTCTGCTTCTTTGTGTTGCTCACAGGCCATCTGCCTCACCGTGCGGAAAACTTTAATGCCCTGATTCAGGATGTGGTTTCCAAACCGGCACCGAGCGTACGCGATCTCTGCCCCGAGATCCCTCTGGAGATCGCTGAGTGTGTCTCCCTCATGCTGGATAAGAGTCCTATGAACCGGTTTCAAAACGGTTACATGGCCTCTCTGTTCCTGAATGCAATTCTCGGCCAGGTACAGAATATCGAGTCGATGCTGCACGAAGCGTTTGGGAATAATCGCAATGTTTCCTGGAAACGCAACGGTCACCAGTACATCCTCGAAGTCAAACAGAGTGAACGACGCAAGCAGACTGTCATCATCGAACCCAGCGAACACCAATTGCATGAACGACTGCTGTTAATCTACAGCACCTGCTGTGATGCCCAGGCCGAATATTACGAGGAAGCACTGCGTCTGAATTCCGAAATATCGCATGGGGGAATCTCGATTCGGGACGTGAATGGCCAGGCAAAGTTCGTCATGGTGGATACCTTCCCCCGCTCTTCAGTTGATGCAGAGGATATTCGCAAAAGCGTGATCGCCGTGGCCCAGCACGCCGATGAAATCGAAGAGAAACTGACCGGCCACGATTTTCACTAGGCCGCCTTCCACTCTCTGTATCTGATCAGAGGGGTTACAGGGATTATAAAGGCCAGGGCAGCCTGTCAGCCGGTGCCGTTTTGCTGCGAGCAACTGACATAATCAGGCGGATTTAGTGTGAAATCCCCCCGAACCAGAAGCAGGCGCTTGACCCTGCTTTCCAGGCAGGGATATATTGAAATCAGAGACGTGACGGGAAACAAGCGCGCAGTTCCGACAGCGACAACGTATTCCCGTCTCTCAAAACCGCTCTTTCTGAGTGTACATGTTTATGCTGGCCGGTCTGAATTCATCCTGATAACAAGGTGATTTTACAGTGAATTGGTAAAGACTCTATGGGATTTTCCCGGGTTACGTCGATATACTGTAACAGACAGCCAATTGCTCATTTCCGTGCATCGTGAGAAACTTCGGGGTTATTACATGCGTCAATTACTGAAACGTTCTGCTCTGACAACATTTATCTGCAGCTGTCTGGCACTGCTGACAGGTGGTATGCCAGCGCAGGCTCAGGAAAATAAACTGACTCGTGGATTTACCATTAAACCCGATTTGACCGCGACCGGTGAAGAACGGGCGACTCAGAAATCTCTCTGGGTTCTGGATGCGACTTTCAAGCCGATGCGTATGATCCGCATGGATCTGACGAACCCCAAAACGGGGAAAAAAGAGAAGACTCTCGTCTGGTACCTGGTCTACAAATGCGTGTTACGACCGCTGGAACGTCCGGGCTCATCAAATGACCTCACACCACAGAATGCAGAAGTCCCACCTCTGGGACCCTCCCTGTTCGTGCCGGAAGTCGTCTTAATCACCAACGATAACGGCCAGCAGACCAGCTACCCCAACCAGATCGTTCCCGAAGCCGAAGTGATCATCAATAAGCGGGAGCGTCGTCAGTTCAAAAATGCCGTCGATATTATCGGAGAGCTGCCACCAGAAACTGCAGCCGATGCAAAATCGGAAAACGCCATCTATGGTGTCTGCGTCTGGACGGGGATTGACCCCAACACCGATTATTTCACGATTCTCTTCTACGGTCTCTCGAACGGCTATAAAAAGGTCGAAGGACCCGATGGGAAAGAAATGACCCTCCGCAAGGTCCTGGTTCAGCAATACTGGCGACCGGGAGACCAGTTTGGACAGCAGGAACAGGAGTTCCGTCCGAAAGGGAGTCCCTTCTGGCAATACCTGCCCGATGATCCTGAGCAGGCTGCCGAGATGGAAAAGAAGCTCAATCTGAATGCGGCTGAACAAAAACAGCCCTGATTTCTCCCTGACTGCTGAAAAACAGTGGGAAATTGTCCAGAAACGGGTTTATCTCTTGCAAGTTCAGGCCTGATTCGCCAATATACGGCCTCGATTAACCAATATTTTAGGAAAAGCCCCTGTCAGGGGCGACTTTTGCTACCTGAGGAAAAGAGTAATGGCACATAAGAAAGGTCAAGGTTCCAGCCGTAACGGTCGCGATTCAGAAGCACAGCGCCGTGGAATCAAGAAATTCGGCGGTGAAAGCGTTCTGGCAGGAAACATCATCGCCCGTCAGTGCGGTACCAAATGGCATCCTGGTAAAAACGTGGGAATGGGCAAAGACTACACCATCTTCTCACTGGTTGAAGGCACTGTCTTCTTCGATAAGGATGGTCGACGAATCAACGTAGAGCCTGCTTTGAACTAAGCATGCTCCCCTGGTGCACTCAGTTGCATCATGAAAACATAAAAACTCCCCGATGAACTTTCACCGGGGAGTTTTTTTTATGGTCGGTTGGACTGACTGGCGGTCAGGGTGACGGAGACTTTGGTCGGCGTCTGTTCCTTCCCCCGCAGCACGGTCACCACGACGGTGTCACCAGGTTTTTTGCTCTCGATATAATCCAGGAAGTCCGCCGCCGATTTGATCTGCTTCTGGTCTACAGCGACGATCAGATCCGCTGCCCCCCGGTCGACCCGTTCGATGACGATCAGTCCCCTTCTCTGTCGCACGATCTTTGGACCGCGCAAACCTGCCTTCTCAGCGGGTCCCCCCGGTGTCAGTTTCGCGATCAATAAACCCTGCTCGGTCTCATAGACACGCTGAATACCGATTTCCGGATGAATCATATGTCCGTGGGTCAGCAATTGGGGAACGACGCGGGCAACGAGGTTTGAAGGAATCGCAAAGCCGACTCCCGAACTCTGACCGGTATTACTGGCGATCGCGGTATTGATCCCGATTAACTGCCCATGCGAATTCAGCAAGGGGCCACCGGAATTCCCCGGGTTTACTGCCGCATCAATCTGGATGATGGATTTGATCGTGCGGTTCCCCCGCAGTTTCAGCGACCGGTTCAGACTGGAAATAATGCCGCAGGTCATCGTCCGTTCCAGTCCGAACGGGTTGCCAATCGCAAAGACACGCTGTCCTACTTTCAATTTGCTGGAATCTGACATGCTGACCGGAAACAAAACTTCCGGAGCTTCATCAATTTTAATCACGGCGATGTCATTAATAGCATCAGCGCCGACAAAGGTGGCCTGGTATGATTTCCCGTTAAACAGGGTGACATTCACCTGCTGGGCATCTTCGATCACGTGGTAGTTGGTCAGAATGTGCCCTGCTTTGTCGATGATCGCTCCCGACCCTGCGCCTTCCGTATCATATTCGAGCATGAAAAACCCATCGCTCTTCGTGCTTTTGGTCGTGATGTGAACCACGCTCTTATTCAGCTTTTCATACACGCTGACATTAATCTCCTCCTCGGGAGACAGTCCGCGTTGATTGAATAATTCGGTGATGTGTTCCGGCGTCGTCTTGTTGGCATTAACCTCAGGGGGCGCGGGTTTCAGGGGCGTAGGAGGAATGATTCGGGGGCCGGTTAAATTCGGTTGTACCTGTGCCTCTGAAGAGGCAATCAGACCTGCAGACGGGGCATCCAGAGCAGAAACGACCAGACCGCCGATCACGGCAGAGAAAAAACAACCAATGGCGTATTTCACGATAAACCTCGCATGACTCAGAAATCAAAGAGATTGGATAAAACAGGTAGCGCAGGGGCCTGGCTGAGAGCCGGTGGGCATGCGATTTTTCAGGAAACATAAAAAAACACATGCAATCTCTAAGAAACTACATCATAATTCGCAACCGGGTTCGCGAAGAAAACGGGATTCTTGCGATAATAGACAGTAGTGTAAGCGGCTGAAATCTTATCGAATCAACCCTGATACCGTAAATAGGAAATCAAAGATCCAGCTGGATTACACTCATTTTCTGTCTGACAGAAATGGCGAATACATCGATGTATTCCCAACCAGCTACCCGCAGTTCAGCATGAAAGGACCGCTATGCGTCGGATTGCTCTTTTAACGGCAGGTGGTGACACGCCCGCATTGAATGCCACAATCTTCGGAGCTGTGGAGCGTGCAAACGAACTACGGCTGGAAGTCGTGGGGATTATCAAAGGCTTTGGCGGACTGCTCGACCCCGCCGTACCTCACATCAGGTTGAATCCGCTCTATTCAACTCTTCCAGAACTCGATCCCCGCTGCGGTGGTACGATTCTGGGTTCATCCCGCACCTATATTGATGAGTCCCATGCCGGTGAACTGCAGGTGGTTAAGAAACGCCTGGATCAGCTCGGGATCGAAGGTTTGATCTGTATCGGCGGCGATGGAACTTTGAACGGCATGCAACCAATATCACAGTTCATGCCTTGTGTGCTGGCTCCCAAAACCATCGATAACGACCTCGGATTGAATTATCTCGATGAACCGAATGAATGGGTGAAGGAAACGAACCCGGAGACCGGGAAAGAGAAGCTTCGCAAGCTGCCGGCCAAACAGGATCTGGAGCTGGATGACATGGTCAACTTCGCAACCCCTGGCTATGCGACCGCGGTTTATGTCTGTGTGCAGGGCGTGCAGCGTATTCGAACCACCGCCGAAAGCCACCGCCGGATCGCGATTATCGAAGTCATGGGTCGGGAATCGGGTTACCTCGCATTGGGTGCCGCCTATGGACAGCCCGATATCATCCTGATTCCGGAAGTCCCCCTGGACTACGATCGATTCGAACGCCGGGTTCGCGAACTCTACGATACACAGAAAAATGTAGTGATAGTCATTGGCGAAGGCCTCCGTGATCAGAACGGGAAACGCCTGGGTGACATTTCGCAAAGTGTCGACCCTGCCGGAAACGTGATCTTCAGTGGGGCTGCCGAGATTCTGCAGAACATGCTGATCGAATCACTGGGTGATCATTACTTTGTCTCAAGGAAGCGACATGAAATGGCCAAGTCGGCAACCTTCACTCGTAAAATTGGTCACACGCAGCGTGGCGGACGCCCTATCCGCTTTGATCGATTTTATGCTGCCCAGCTCGGGGGAAAAGCGGTCGACCTGCTGGTCCAGCGGCAGAACAACTATGTAGCCATCCTGCAGTGGAATGAGCAGCAGGGATTCCATGTCAGCTCAATCAGTGGCAATGCACTGCGGGATGCCTGGCGGGGAATCCACCCTCGTACCCTGCACCCCTCGTTCTATGATGAGCATCGCTACCAGCCTTCGAAACTGGGTGTGCAATACCTGTCAAAAATCTTTACGAACGCGGTCGGCTCCGATGACCTGGAGCTGCTTAAAGATGACCTGTTTGATACCGGGCATCTTAAAACCCGGTATCAAAGCATCAATGTGAGTGTGCACAAACACATCCGCTATCTCAGTACTCCCCAGGACCAGGGGCCCGTCGACCAGTTCTAGGGCTCCTCCTGTGGAATCTCAAACCCAGCCGGCTCTACTTCCGGAATCGAGATGGTAGATCGCTCTTCGGAAGGGGTTTTGTTTGAGATGGTGTATGTCGCCTGTACCGCCTGATTGTTTCGCAGCAATCCGGTGTCTGCTGCCATCGCCAGGCGAAGTTCTTTCTTGGTGGAGACGTAGCGGGAAGCCACTTTGTCCGAATGAATCATGATATCGTCAATCACATACTCATCGTGCTGACGCTTGATCATCACTGTGGCACCTTGCTGGTCATTACCCAGTTTGATGCGAGCATAACCCTGGTTTTCATTGAGTTCCATAGTCGTTAATGGTGACATCAACAGTTCCGGGATAGAGAAGCCAATCTGGGGAACCCGATCAACCTGTCTCCAGACCAGTTCATTGAAGTCACGAGTCGAGTGACGCTGCAGATTGCGAATATTGTTTTCGTGCATGTCGTATGCGTAGTTCTGTACCTGAACCTGCAGTTCCAGGGTGGCTTTCACAGACGAGGGTCGGCCCTGCAGATCGAGTTCGATGTCATCGACCAGCAGTTGTCCCAGGTGATCACGCAGGATGTAAGTTAACGGCAGGTTCCCCTGTCGGGCATGGACCTTCGTAACAGAACCATTGAAGTCGATGTCCAGGATCTCAAAGCCTGGCTGTGCGATTTCGTCAACAGGCAGCTGGGCGACCAGGTTGGGATTGACTTTCTCCCAGACGCGTCGGTTTAAATCGGGAGTCGAACTGAAACCCAGAATCTTGACATCCCGTTTGGTCAAAGCTTCATTGAACAGCAATGTGATCGCGCGGGAGGAGAACAGTGAGGTCAGAGTGACCTGCTGATTTCCCTGGTCCTGGAACAGTGTGACTTCTTCAACCAGGTACTGATCGGGAATATCCATTTCATCGGATTCGATCTTGAGCAGGGAGAGGTTAACCATCTTCCCGTCTTTCTGGGTGATGAAGTTGGCCAGTTTGTCTTCCACTTTCAGTTCATAATCCCCTGCCGCCATCTGCGATTCCGGCAGGGGAGCGACCTTGAGGTCTCCAAAGTTCAGACTGCCCTGGTAGAACTTGTCGGCCGAGAATTTTTTCAGGGCGACTTTGTCATCCTGGTTGTAAGCATCCAGGAAGTTGCTGACTGCCAGCAGCATCTTGGCTTCTTTTTTCGCGGACTTCACATGATTCCCATCCTCGCGGGATTCGACAGCGACGTCAGTCGCTTTCCATTTGCCTTCGTTGAGTTTCATCGTGATGATCATCTGTCCCGAGCGTCGCGAAATACGAATGATGGCGATGTCTTTATCCATCTGGGCGTCGGGGCGTTTGCGTTTCGTGCTGGAAGATTCGCCGGCGATTCGCTGGGAAAGCTTGGCCAGGAACGCGGGGTGCAACTGCTCCAGTGTTTCTTTGAATTCACCATCTGTGGATGCCAGAATGTCATCCCGGTTGCCGTCTTCCCAGGCATCGACAAATTCACGGATGGTCACTAACAGATCCATCTGCTCGGTGACCGACTTCATCACGTTCAGGTTTTTCGATTTCTGGTTGATGTAAATGTCATCAACGACCCACTCTCCGGTCTTGGTGACTTTCTTCAGCTCGTAGAGCAGTTTCTTTTTGTTTTTACCGACTTCAACAACCACTTTTTTGTGGTTCTCGGAAACATCCTTGATTTCTACAATCGTGGCTTCACCGGTCGGAATATTGAGAACCTTCAAGTCATCCAGCGACGACTTGTCTCTGAATGCCACCTTGGAAAACTTCATGGTGGTGTGATGTTTCAGTTTTCGGATGTCTTCTTTTTCCATTGCCTGTGCAAACTGCTCAATGGTCTTCATTTCGACCATGGAAGCACAGCCTGTTACCGATACAAGTAGAAGCAGGCCACTGACCAGAGAGAAACCGTTTTTTAACATCATGATTAGTCCAGGCAGGTATTGGGGTTTTGAGAGGTATGAGGATTTGGTGTTTCAATTCCGAAAGCGGAGACGTTTACAACAAGATATGCTTTCGAGATTCAAACGAATGACAACTGCTTGTGGATTGAGAGTCTTAAAGACAGTTGCGAGAGAGGAGACGTTTTTTTGCAGGTTTGGGGATTTTCGTCAAGAGGGTTCCTGGAAAAAACGGTACGTTTCGTGCAGATCAGGAAAAAATTAATTGGGGTTGGCCTGAATTCCGAAATTAATATAATACGTGCCCTCGCCTGTTATTCATTTCTAAAGTGATTCCCTTCTTCGTCTGTTTTCCGTTCAGGCTAAACGCATTTCCTGGGCCTTTCGCTACTGTCTGTGTTAGTGGAAAATCTGTGACTCATATTCGGAAACGAATTCTATTGATCTGTGGTTTCATCTGCCTGCTTGCCGGTTCGGCGCTCGCAGACGGCGATACCACTGTCTCTACCCGACTGCGGGTTGAATGGGGTGAGCAGACTCCTCGACTCTGGAATGCACGCTTCGTACTGACTGAGGGTGAAGTTACTACGGTTCGTTCGCTGGGAGTCGATGCCGACGAAATCTCTGTCATCACCCGAGATCAGGGGGCTGTACTGTATCAGCCACGAACCAGTCGGGTATTCAACAGTATTGAATTGGAAGTCCAGGGAGCTCCTGCTGCGAAGCTGCAGGTCTTTCTCCAGGACCGCAATGACTCCTCGATCACTTTGAAGCAGGAGTTTTCGCTGAACGAACTGCTGCAGCACAAAGAGATCCTGCCGATCACCCAGACCGGCGCTCAGTTAATCGTGCAGCAGGCTCCCGGGGAAAAACTGGCTTTGCAGGTCGACCGCCCCCACCTGGTATATGAACCGGCAGAATCAGTCCAGTTTCAGGTTGTCCCCACCTTTTTACACGGAACAGAAATCCCCACAGCCGGTGTTCTCAAGTGGCGGGTCACGCGGGCCCGCAGCACGGAAACCGTGCTGGAAGGTCAAAT
It encodes the following:
- a CDS encoding 6-phosphofructokinase, producing MRRIALLTAGGDTPALNATIFGAVERANELRLEVVGIIKGFGGLLDPAVPHIRLNPLYSTLPELDPRCGGTILGSSRTYIDESHAGELQVVKKRLDQLGIEGLICIGGDGTLNGMQPISQFMPCVLAPKTIDNDLGLNYLDEPNEWVKETNPETGKEKLRKLPAKQDLELDDMVNFATPGYATAVYVCVQGVQRIRTTAESHRRIAIIEVMGRESGYLALGAAYGQPDIILIPEVPLDYDRFERRVRELYDTQKNVVIVIGEGLRDQNGKRLGDISQSVDPAGNVIFSGAAEILQNMLIESLGDHYFVSRKRHEMAKSATFTRKIGHTQRGGRPIRFDRFYAAQLGGKAVDLLVQRQNNYVAILQWNEQQGFHVSSISGNALRDAWRGIHPRTLHPSFYDEHRYQPSKLGVQYLSKIFTNAVGSDDLELLKDDLFDTGHLKTRYQSINVSVHKHIRYLSTPQDQGPVDQF